In Bosea sp. ANAM02, a single genomic region encodes these proteins:
- a CDS encoding vitamin B12-dependent ribonucleotide reductase: MKFQRFFTKATAGAYGAIAFRKANSEIKNPDGSVVFSARDMEVPENFSQVAVDIIAQKYFRRAGVPARLKKVEEESVPSWLWRSVADEAALAELPEGERYGGEQNAVQVFDRLVGCWTYWGWKGGYFSSEEDAHVFHDELRYMLAKQMAAPNSPQWFNTGLHWAYGIDGPGQGHFYVDPFTSQLVASASSYEHPQPHACFIQSITDDLVNAGGIMDLWVREARLFKYGSGTGTNFSNLRGESEKLSGGGKSSGVMSFLKIGDRAAGAIKSGGTTRRAAKMVVLDIDHPDIETYIDWKVKEEQKVAALVTGSKIVKKHLLAIMAAARDGEGRLEVDPTKNQPLKRAIKLARKDVVPDNYIKRVLQFAKQGYNELDFATYDTDWDSEAYNTVAGQNSNNSVSLSDEFLRAVEKDGDWNLIRRTDRKVHKTLKARDLWEKIGYAAWASADPGLHFNTTMNDWHTCPAGGRINGSNPCSEYMFLDDTACNLASLNLLTYYDPETRTFDVKGYRHSNRFWTLVLEISVMMAQFPSSEIALRSFDYRTLGLGYANIGGLLMTMGIPYDSNEGRVINAALTAVMTGDAYATSAEIAGELGTFRRYPENAENMMRVIRNHRLAAHGRSTGYEGLSVTPVPLDHGVLKSMIQKDGDMFDALSQAAGKAWDNALKLGEKHGYRNAQTTCIAPTGTIGLLMDCDTTGIEPDFALVKFKKLAGGGYFKIINQAVPGALRALGYGESQIAEIEVYAVGHGNIDQAPAINPTTLAAKGFGESQLAKLKEALKSAFDIKFAFNKWTLGEDFLLDTIKVPAEKLADPTFELLPFLGFSKAEIEAANIHVCGAMTVEGAPHLKDADLAVFDCANPCGRTGKRYLSVESHIRMMAAAQPFISGAISKTINMPNDATVEDCKSAYMLSWKLALKANALYRDGSKLSQPLNSALISEDDEDADDAIDAFHEQPMAARAAQVTERIVEKVVERVERKRERERMPDRRTGYTQKAVVGGHKVFLRTGEYKDGRLGEIFLDMHKEGAAFRAMMNNFAIAVSLGLQYGVPLEEYVDAFTNTRFEPAGLVSGNETIKMASSLLDYVFRELAISYLQRFEFANVKPDEDPSPTTVGLPVSTGLVRGRVTEHLRVVEGSVVRQEAPSELGRGVVVALDGNAALKVEPVRAAETERTVEATVLKLFENAPKPAEAQQREEAKAMGFTGEICENPACNSPRMRKTGTCSVCADCGTSGSCG; this comes from the coding sequence ATGAAGTTCCAGCGTTTCTTCACCAAGGCGACTGCGGGCGCCTACGGCGCGATCGCCTTCCGCAAGGCAAATTCCGAGATCAAGAACCCCGATGGGTCGGTCGTCTTCAGCGCCCGTGACATGGAGGTCCCCGAGAACTTCAGCCAGGTCGCGGTCGACATCATCGCGCAGAAGTACTTCCGCCGCGCCGGCGTCCCGGCTCGCCTGAAGAAGGTCGAGGAAGAGAGCGTTCCGTCCTGGCTGTGGCGTTCCGTCGCCGACGAGGCGGCCCTCGCGGAGCTGCCGGAGGGCGAGCGCTACGGCGGCGAGCAGAACGCGGTGCAGGTGTTCGATCGTCTGGTCGGCTGCTGGACCTACTGGGGCTGGAAGGGCGGCTACTTCTCCTCGGAGGAGGACGCCCACGTCTTCCACGACGAGCTGCGCTATATGCTCGCCAAGCAAATGGCAGCGCCGAACTCGCCGCAGTGGTTCAACACGGGCCTTCACTGGGCCTACGGCATCGATGGCCCGGGGCAGGGGCATTTCTACGTCGATCCCTTCACGAGCCAGCTCGTGGCGTCGGCATCGAGCTATGAGCATCCCCAGCCCCATGCCTGTTTCATCCAGTCGATCACCGACGACCTCGTGAACGCGGGCGGCATCATGGACCTCTGGGTCCGTGAGGCGCGTCTCTTCAAGTATGGCTCCGGCACCGGCACCAACTTCTCGAACTTGCGCGGCGAGAGCGAAAAGCTCTCGGGCGGCGGCAAGTCGTCGGGTGTCATGTCGTTCCTCAAGATCGGCGACCGCGCGGCCGGCGCCATCAAGTCGGGCGGAACCACTCGCCGCGCGGCCAAGATGGTCGTGCTCGACATCGATCATCCCGACATCGAGACCTACATCGACTGGAAGGTGAAGGAGGAGCAGAAGGTCGCGGCGCTCGTCACCGGCTCCAAGATCGTCAAGAAGCACCTGCTCGCGATCATGGCTGCAGCCCGGGACGGCGAAGGTCGCCTCGAGGTCGATCCGACCAAGAACCAGCCCTTGAAACGCGCGATCAAGCTCGCCCGCAAGGATGTCGTCCCGGACAACTACATCAAGCGCGTCCTGCAGTTCGCCAAGCAGGGCTACAACGAGCTGGATTTTGCCACCTACGACACCGACTGGGATTCGGAGGCCTACAACACGGTCGCCGGCCAGAACTCGAACAACTCCGTCTCGCTGAGCGACGAATTCCTGCGCGCCGTCGAGAAGGACGGCGACTGGAACCTCATCCGCCGGACCGATCGGAAGGTTCACAAGACGCTGAAGGCCCGCGATCTCTGGGAGAAGATCGGCTACGCCGCCTGGGCGTCGGCGGATCCCGGCCTGCACTTCAACACGACCATGAACGACTGGCACACCTGCCCGGCTGGCGGCCGCATCAACGGCTCGAACCCGTGCTCGGAGTACATGTTCCTGGACGATACGGCCTGCAACTTGGCCTCGCTCAACCTCCTCACCTACTACGATCCGGAGACCCGCACCTTCGACGTGAAGGGCTATCGCCACTCCAACCGCTTCTGGACCCTTGTCCTGGAGATCTCGGTCATGATGGCCCAGTTCCCGTCCTCGGAGATCGCGCTGCGTTCGTTCGACTACCGGACGCTCGGCCTCGGCTACGCCAATATCGGCGGCCTGCTGATGACGATGGGCATCCCCTACGACTCCAACGAGGGGCGCGTCATCAACGCTGCTCTGACCGCGGTCATGACGGGCGACGCCTACGCAACCTCGGCTGAGATCGCCGGCGAGCTCGGCACCTTCCGCCGCTATCCGGAGAACGCCGAGAACATGATGCGGGTCATCCGCAATCATCGGCTCGCCGCTCACGGCCGTTCGACCGGCTATGAAGGCCTGTCCGTCACACCGGTCCCGCTGGACCACGGCGTGCTGAAGAGCATGATCCAGAAGGACGGAGACATGTTCGACGCCCTCTCGCAGGCCGCGGGCAAGGCGTGGGACAATGCGCTGAAGCTCGGCGAGAAGCACGGCTACCGCAACGCCCAGACCACCTGTATCGCCCCGACCGGCACGATCGGGCTGCTGATGGACTGCGACACCACCGGCATCGAGCCCGACTTCGCTCTGGTGAAGTTCAAGAAGCTGGCCGGCGGCGGCTACTTCAAGATCATCAACCAGGCTGTGCCCGGCGCGCTGCGCGCCCTGGGCTACGGCGAAAGCCAGATCGCCGAGATCGAGGTCTATGCCGTCGGCCACGGCAACATCGACCAGGCGCCGGCGATCAACCCCACGACGCTGGCCGCGAAGGGATTTGGCGAATCCCAACTGGCGAAGTTGAAGGAGGCCCTGAAGAGCGCCTTCGACATCAAGTTCGCCTTCAACAAGTGGACGCTGGGCGAGGACTTCCTGCTCGACACCATCAAGGTGCCGGCCGAGAAGCTCGCGGATCCGACCTTCGAGCTCCTTCCGTTCCTTGGCTTTAGCAAGGCCGAGATCGAGGCTGCGAACATCCACGTCTGCGGCGCGATGACCGTCGAGGGCGCCCCGCACCTGAAGGACGCGGACCTGGCCGTGTTCGACTGCGCCAACCCGTGCGGCCGCACCGGCAAGCGCTATCTGTCGGTCGAGAGCCACATCCGCATGATGGCGGCAGCGCAGCCGTTCATCTCGGGTGCGATCTCGAAGACGATCAACATGCCGAATGACGCGACCGTCGAGGACTGCAAGAGCGCCTACATGCTCTCGTGGAAGCTGGCGCTTAAGGCCAACGCCCTTTACCGCGACGGCTCCAAGCTCTCCCAGCCGCTGAACTCTGCGCTGATCTCGGAGGATGATGAGGACGCCGACGACGCGATCGACGCCTTCCATGAGCAGCCGATGGCCGCTCGCGCCGCCCAGGTCACCGAGCGCATCGTCGAGAAGGTTGTCGAGCGCGTTGAGCGCAAGCGCGAACGCGAGAGGATGCCTGATCGCCGAACCGGCTACACCCAGAAGGCCGTGGTCGGAGGTCACAAGGTATTCCTCCGGACCGGCGAGTATAAGGACGGGCGCCTCGGGGAGATATTCCTGGACATGCACAAGGAGGGAGCGGCGTTCAGGGCGATGATGAACAACTTCGCCATCGCGGTCTCTCTCGGCCTGCAGTACGGCGTGCCGTTGGAAGAATATGTCGATGCTTTCACGAACACTCGTTTCGAGCCGGCCGGATTGGTTTCCGGCAACGAGACGATCAAGATGGCATCGTCGCTGCTCGATTACGTCTTCCGCGAGCTCGCGATCTCCTATCTCCAGCGATTTGAATTCGCGAACGTGAAGCCGGACGAGGATCCCTCGCCGACAACCGTCGGCCTTCCGGTCTCGACCGGTCTCGTGCGCGGTCGGGTGACCGAGCACCTGCGTGTCGTCGAAGGTTCCGTGGTGCGCCAGGAGGCTCCTTCTGAGCTCGGCCGCGGCGTTGTCGTCGCCTTGGACGGAAACGCCGCGCTCAAGGTCGAGCCAGTTCGCGCCGCGGAGACGGAGCGAACCGTCGAGGCTACCGTTCTCAAACTCTTCGAGAACGCGCCGAAGCCTGCGGAAGCGCAACAGCGGGAGGAAGCGAAGGCAATGGGTTTTACGGGCGAGATCTGCGAAAACCCGGCCTGTAACTCCCCGAGGATGCGGAAAACGGGCACTTGCAGTGTTTGTGCCGATTGCGGCACCTCTGGGTCGTGCGGATAA
- a CDS encoding SAM-dependent DNA methyltransferase, translated as MAKGKSSGLSTHAVMAQRHEAIDSLDFFPTPPWATRAFFEDVLFAREKDEETGLPLIKFRPLFGGGELQRGAGPVQSLSVWDPAAGEGHMTEVQKEYVSRVYASDVHDYGRGYDVGSYVGEGADVAGLQDEVDIVATNPPFNLAVEFVERALTEARKIVAMLLRTVWVEGKDRYQRIFLPCAPDIIAQYSERVPMTKGCWDPDASTATAYAWFIWITDPKLRAIPRIPGVSSTIWIPYGAEARYTRLDDRARFGKPKPPRPEQTYADMYESDLFAPAPMPVM; from the coding sequence ATGGCGAAGGGCAAATCCAGCGGCTTGTCGACCCATGCGGTCATGGCGCAGAGACATGAGGCGATAGACAGCCTCGATTTCTTCCCAACACCTCCGTGGGCAACCAGGGCCTTCTTCGAGGACGTCCTATTCGCCCGGGAGAAGGACGAGGAGACGGGGCTGCCGCTGATCAAGTTCCGGCCTCTGTTCGGCGGAGGCGAGTTGCAGCGCGGCGCTGGCCCCGTCCAGTCGCTGTCCGTCTGGGACCCGGCGGCTGGCGAGGGTCATATGACCGAGGTGCAGAAGGAGTATGTCTCCCGCGTCTACGCATCCGACGTCCATGACTACGGCCGCGGCTACGATGTCGGAAGCTATGTCGGCGAGGGCGCGGACGTGGCCGGGCTCCAAGATGAGGTGGACATCGTCGCGACCAATCCGCCTTTCAACCTGGCGGTGGAGTTCGTCGAGCGCGCTCTGACGGAAGCTCGCAAGATCGTGGCTATGTTGCTGCGCACGGTCTGGGTAGAAGGCAAGGACCGCTATCAGCGCATCTTCCTGCCCTGCGCTCCGGATATCATCGCTCAGTACTCCGAGCGCGTGCCGATGACGAAGGGCTGCTGGGATCCCGACGCCAGCACCGCCACCGCCTACGCCTGGTTCATCTGGATCACCGATCCGAAGCTGCGTGCCATCCCGCGGATCCCTGGCGTCTCCAGCACGATCTGGATCCCATATGGCGCCGAGGCTCGCTACACCCGTCTCGATGACAGGGCCCGCTTCGGCAAGCCGAAGCCGCCGCGCCCGGAGCAGACCTATGCGGACATGTACGAGAGCGATCTGTTCGCCCCCGCGCCCATGCCCGTGATGTGA
- a CDS encoding DUF2312 domain-containing protein, translating to MDDPVQGDQLKSIVERIERLEEEKKTIADDIKEVYAEAKGSGYDVKVLRKVVALRKRDLDERKEEEAILDLYLQAVGETA from the coding sequence ATGGACGATCCGGTTCAGGGCGATCAGCTCAAGAGCATTGTCGAGCGCATCGAGCGTCTAGAAGAAGAAAAGAAGACGATCGCCGATGATATCAAGGAAGTATATGCTGAAGCAAAAGGCAGTGGCTACGACGTAAAAGTGCTACGCAAGGTAGTTGCTCTGCGCAAACGAGATCTCGACGAAAGAAAAGAAGAAGAAGCGATTCTCGATCTATACTTGCAGGCTGTCGGTGAGACTGCCTAA
- a CDS encoding toprim domain-containing protein — protein MDLFVIEAPLKARTLETILKRLGFSAKVQATKGHLFDMPESLDVPAIDSRMREFRRVPKDVEVVKRLRSEALMAENVIIATDADAEGDVIAWDVATLIRDMHPNPLRVRMKGLDDDSVRASIDAATPVRKADAVAGRTRAIVDRLIGASFSRPDVGVGRVQTALLGLVQRDKPSTLRLNLVAPAKDGGRVFMAEAPCVAPFDPEIARRLTGMALPMISAGTTSTVASPAPHMGDIMVRAAEKLDMSPRETDDSMQRLYEQGRLSYPRAGSRGVAPATAAKIEALLRKAGYNVDRNAMAPKTEEDVHDAPFPIGGKVDLTTNPQQLGHDEGVRAQIARDLVKTGLRFTSQPGIGAELVPFLIKSGFSQAVAEKVGSLDWRRENGPRFPGQVTWVNGSSLETRRADAVLLEAAINAKLGRPSTWAKHIERFMERNLVDGDLQLTDRGRAWISKSPAGLLDPRISAAIEYACERPQPSAFGNPDREPWEINAEQIVRSLPEPLRAPLQAMIAKEAPRAKIDPISDFGFDRSVMADMDGLTLTHAPAPIED, from the coding sequence ATGGACCTCTTCGTGATCGAAGCGCCGTTGAAGGCGCGCACCCTTGAAACCATCCTGAAGCGTCTCGGCTTCTCGGCAAAGGTGCAGGCCACGAAGGGGCATCTCTTCGACATGCCGGAGAGTCTCGACGTCCCGGCAATCGACTCCCGGATGCGTGAGTTCCGGCGCGTCCCGAAAGACGTCGAGGTCGTGAAGAGGCTTCGGTCGGAGGCGTTGATGGCTGAGAACGTCATCATTGCCACCGATGCCGACGCTGAGGGTGACGTAATCGCCTGGGACGTCGCGACCCTGATCCGTGACATGCACCCAAATCCCTTGCGCGTCCGGATGAAGGGGCTCGACGACGATTCCGTTCGCGCATCCATCGACGCAGCAACGCCGGTTCGTAAGGCGGACGCGGTCGCCGGCAGGACGCGAGCAATTGTCGACCGGCTGATCGGCGCCAGCTTTTCCCGTCCTGACGTCGGCGTGGGCCGCGTCCAAACTGCCCTGCTCGGGCTCGTTCAGCGAGACAAGCCGTCAACGCTGCGCCTCAACCTGGTCGCGCCTGCCAAGGACGGTGGGCGCGTTTTCATGGCTGAGGCGCCGTGCGTTGCGCCTTTCGATCCCGAGATTGCCCGCCGGTTGACGGGTATGGCGCTTCCGATGATTTCGGCAGGCACAACCTCCACTGTTGCGTCGCCCGCCCCGCACATGGGCGACATCATGGTGCGCGCGGCTGAGAAGCTCGACATGTCTCCTCGCGAGACCGACGATTCCATGCAGCGGCTCTACGAGCAGGGCCGTCTCTCCTATCCACGGGCTGGATCCCGGGGTGTCGCGCCGGCGACCGCCGCCAAGATCGAAGCTCTTCTGCGGAAGGCCGGCTACAACGTCGATCGCAATGCCATGGCGCCAAAGACCGAGGAGGACGTGCACGATGCACCCTTCCCGATCGGAGGGAAGGTCGACCTTACCACCAACCCTCAGCAGCTCGGTCATGACGAAGGGGTCCGCGCGCAGATTGCCCGCGATCTCGTCAAAACGGGTCTTCGTTTCACATCTCAGCCCGGGATTGGTGCGGAACTCGTACCCTTCCTGATCAAGAGCGGGTTCAGCCAGGCTGTTGCCGAGAAGGTTGGCTCTTTGGACTGGCGCCGCGAGAATGGCCCTCGCTTCCCCGGCCAAGTCACCTGGGTCAATGGCTCTAGCCTGGAGACGCGTCGGGCTGACGCCGTTCTTCTCGAAGCTGCCATCAATGCGAAGCTCGGTCGACCGTCGACCTGGGCTAAGCACATCGAGCGCTTCATGGAACGCAACCTGGTCGACGGGGATCTCCAGCTGACCGATCGCGGGCGTGCCTGGATCTCGAAGTCGCCGGCCGGCCTTCTGGATCCGCGCATTTCAGCCGCGATCGAGTATGCCTGTGAGCGTCCTCAGCCCTCCGCGTTCGGAAATCCAGATCGCGAGCCGTGGGAGATCAACGCAGAGCAGATCGTGCGCTCGCTGCCAGAGCCCCTGCGCGCGCCGCTTCAAGCCATGATTGCCAAGGAGGCCCCGCGAGCCAAGATCGATCCGATTTCCGATTTTGGTTTCGACCGATCGGTCATGGCGGATATGGATGGATTGACGCTCACGCACGCTCCGGCGCCGATCGAGGACTGA
- a CDS encoding DUF2066 domain-containing protein, giving the protein MNSASMVWNNRWRNPLIRTFLLSVALLSSLTPALPAEPAAPWPDSARSRSLSRPSWVLLIPARRLPNGTLAIWDRNDDWSRMWRAPATIDGLRIVPLFGDDEDKRSVTAESIDGMMVDSLERVMRKYGAPAVALAVTDGKAVALAGWVPGYAASWEPSDVHQDPAQTKAQALTILSGMFRTGGASQASRSQPEKTTEGAGAGDVQIEAYRSGTDGATEYRLILLPPPAAVVDQALERLQAIPGLQVVSSEPYAEGMRLVVSTSSGRQLSAELRAAGFSVR; this is encoded by the coding sequence ATGAACAGCGCAAGCATGGTCTGGAACAATCGTTGGCGCAATCCTTTGATCAGAACCTTCCTTCTTTCCGTCGCGCTTCTCTCAAGCCTCACGCCCGCACTGCCGGCCGAGCCAGCGGCGCCATGGCCCGATAGCGCGCGATCGCGTTCCCTGTCTCGACCGTCGTGGGTGCTCTTGATCCCGGCTCGACGGCTGCCGAACGGAACGCTCGCAATCTGGGACCGCAACGATGACTGGTCCCGCATGTGGCGAGCACCTGCAACCATCGACGGCCTGCGGATCGTGCCGCTTTTCGGGGACGACGAGGACAAGCGCTCTGTGACGGCGGAATCCATCGACGGCATGATGGTGGATAGCCTTGAGCGCGTCATGAGGAAGTATGGCGCACCCGCCGTCGCGCTTGCGGTGACAGACGGGAAAGCCGTAGCCCTCGCCGGTTGGGTGCCCGGCTACGCCGCCTCTTGGGAGCCATCTGACGTGCACCAGGATCCTGCTCAGACGAAAGCGCAGGCTCTCACCATCCTCTCCGGCATGTTCCGGACAGGGGGAGCTTCACAAGCCTCGCGGTCGCAGCCTGAGAAGACGACCGAGGGCGCAGGTGCAGGCGACGTCCAGATCGAAGCTTATCGTTCTGGAACAGATGGTGCGACCGAGTATCGCCTCATCCTGCTACCCCCGCCGGCTGCAGTCGTGGATCAGGCTCTGGAGCGCCTGCAGGCCATACCGGGGCTCCAGGTCGTATCGAGCGAGCCCTACGCTGAGGGAATGCGCCTGGTGGTGAGCACCAGCTCGGGGAGGCAGCTCTCCGCCGAGTTGCGAGCCGCCGGGTTCAGCGTCCGGTAG
- a CDS encoding TraM recognition domain-containing protein — protein MAKMTRGLKESQELNVEWLHRDARPLFTKFADWMHKPANASMAVVMLAAVGFVVPAIGDVMMILALAITAWALSKREGLDLRLPAQSGLIDPNNPMPNGAIGPAKGIFFLGNDMVRGSELWLGNDDCRQHFLVLGTTGAGKTEALIGFVANALSWNSGFLFCDGKADVSLYFKLYALMRYFGREDDLLVINFMTGNRDTSGFRGDFNITSNTLNPFSNGSSDSLTQLVISLMDETGGDGALWKGRASAMFTGVMRALVWLREQNVVDLNVGVIRDYLSLKRIIDLAKPTKYPDMPPHIRHSISSYLTSLPGYKDDKGYNQAQTTLDQHGYLEMQFTKIMGSLADVYGYIFSTPFGEVDMADVVLNRRGLVIMLPALEKADDEIANLGKIVVATLKGMMGNALGSELEGTVQRIVDNRVTNSSSPFPVILDECGYYLVTGMAVMAAQARSLGFAMIFGAQDLQSMKRHNDKEANSIIANTNTKIFMRTEEPNETAKLAIDRGGKGQRSQLKGYQAHVGELTSVSYRDNSEAGVELIDRVDLRDLTGQKEGQMHVTHGDKLIRARSFYADPPSVIDKKTMMLAVNHFIIVEKPSLDEVEFVDRTPDVLEKLLDPAFAVAMAREAEAAKSQIYAKAEALDEIAVAAQGMAEYIDRRPRQPVAEAACVGLFQVTRAVAAATSARPAAAATGASIATPARPAAPPPRPSVKHVSLNEDSTSGGGLSALVESMARQQAPEGDWRTPADLPPELLDEDGFHDEAELAQLAPDPDERPLRRGPLPEIEPRPVTLREIGHGVDVAGKSIAESDELSHDAFLRVMSDAYFDPASTTAAEVEKKFVDATGGSYRPADPTVRPMVDAAAHGSDRLFAETAPEEPLAQPGSDTVYVSDFLASLMSDTRAEEDA, from the coding sequence ATGGCAAAGATGACGCGCGGCCTGAAGGAGTCGCAGGAACTCAACGTCGAGTGGCTGCATCGCGATGCGCGCCCGCTCTTCACCAAGTTTGCAGACTGGATGCACAAGCCCGCCAACGCGTCGATGGCGGTCGTCATGCTGGCTGCTGTCGGCTTCGTGGTTCCGGCGATCGGCGATGTGATGATGATCCTCGCGCTCGCCATCACGGCCTGGGCGCTTTCGAAGCGCGAGGGGCTGGATCTTCGCTTGCCCGCGCAATCGGGCCTCATCGATCCCAACAACCCCATGCCCAACGGCGCGATCGGCCCCGCGAAGGGCATTTTCTTCCTCGGCAACGACATGGTTCGCGGCAGCGAGCTCTGGCTCGGCAACGACGACTGCCGCCAGCACTTCCTGGTGCTCGGCACGACCGGCGCCGGCAAAACCGAGGCGCTCATCGGCTTCGTTGCGAACGCCCTGAGCTGGAACTCTGGCTTCCTTTTCTGCGACGGCAAGGCGGACGTGTCGCTTTATTTCAAGCTGTACGCCCTGATGCGGTATTTCGGCCGCGAGGATGACCTGCTCGTCATCAACTTCATGACCGGCAACCGCGACACCAGCGGCTTTCGCGGTGACTTCAACATCACCTCGAACACCCTGAACCCCTTCTCCAATGGCTCGTCCGACTCGCTGACCCAGCTCGTCATCTCGCTGATGGACGAGACAGGCGGCGACGGCGCGCTCTGGAAGGGACGCGCGAGCGCGATGTTCACCGGCGTGATGCGCGCGCTCGTCTGGCTGCGCGAGCAGAACGTCGTCGACCTCAACGTCGGCGTCATTCGTGACTACCTCAGCCTCAAGCGCATCATCGACCTTGCGAAGCCCACAAAGTACCCGGACATGCCTCCGCACATCCGGCACTCGATCTCGTCCTATCTGACGTCGCTGCCGGGCTACAAGGACGACAAGGGCTACAACCAGGCCCAGACCACGCTCGACCAGCATGGCTACCTGGAGATGCAGTTCACCAAGATCATGGGCAGCTTGGCTGACGTCTACGGCTACATCTTTTCGACGCCATTTGGCGAAGTAGACATGGCGGACGTCGTACTTAATCGGCGCGGACTCGTCATTATGTTGCCCGCGCTCGAAAAAGCAGACGATGAGATTGCTAACCTCGGCAAAATCGTGGTAGCTACTCTCAAAGGAATGATGGGTAATGCGCTCGGCTCTGAACTTGAAGGAACAGTTCAGCGTATTGTAGACAACCGTGTTACCAACTCGTCTAGTCCTTTTCCTGTGATCCTAGACGAATGCGGCTACTATCTCGTTACTGGCATGGCAGTGATGGCGGCCCAGGCGCGCTCGCTTGGATTTGCGATGATCTTTGGCGCGCAGGACCTTCAGTCGATGAAGCGTCACAACGACAAAGAGGCGAACTCGATCATCGCCAATACCAACACCAAGATCTTCATGAGAACTGAAGAGCCCAACGAGACCGCCAAGCTCGCGATCGACCGCGGCGGCAAGGGCCAGCGCTCGCAGCTCAAGGGCTACCAGGCCCATGTCGGCGAACTGACCTCGGTCAGCTATCGCGACAATTCCGAGGCCGGGGTCGAGCTGATCGACCGCGTCGATCTGCGCGACCTGACCGGCCAGAAGGAAGGGCAAATGCATGTCACCCATGGCGACAAGCTGATCCGGGCGCGCTCCTTCTATGCCGACCCGCCCTCGGTGATCGACAAGAAGACGATGATGCTGGCGGTCAACCACTTCATCATCGTGGAGAAGCCGAGCCTCGACGAGGTCGAGTTCGTCGACCGCACCCCCGATGTCCTGGAGAAGCTGCTCGATCCCGCCTTCGCCGTCGCGATGGCGCGCGAGGCCGAGGCCGCCAAGAGCCAGATCTACGCCAAGGCCGAGGCGCTCGACGAGATCGCCGTCGCCGCCCAGGGCATGGCCGAATATATCGACCGCCGGCCACGCCAGCCGGTGGCGGAAGCGGCTTGCGTCGGCCTGTTCCAGGTCACCCGTGCCGTCGCCGCGGCAACCTCCGCCAGGCCGGCCGCGGCCGCAACAGGCGCCTCGATCGCCACGCCGGCCCGGCCGGCCGCCCCGCCGCCGCGCCCGAGCGTCAAGCACGTCTCCCTCAACGAGGACAGCACCAGCGGCGGTGGTCTCTCCGCCCTGGTCGAATCCATGGCCCGCCAGCAGGCGCCGGAAGGCGACTGGCGCACCCCCGCCGACCTGCCGCCCGAGCTCCTCGACGAGGATGGCTTCCACGACGAGGCCGAGCTCGCCCAGCTCGCGCCCGACCCGGACGAGCGCCCGCTGCGCCGCGGCCCGCTCCCCGAGATCGAGCCGCGTCCGGTCACGCTCCGCGAGATCGGCCATGGCGTCGACGTCGCCGGCAAATCGATCGCCGAATCCGACGAGCTCAGCCACGACGCCTTCCTGCGCGTCATGTCGGACGCCTACTTCGATCCGGCCTCGACCACCGCAGCCGAGGTCGAGAAGAAGTTCGTCGACGCCACCGGTGGCTCCTACCGGCCGGCCGATCCCACTGTGCGGCCCATGGTCGATGCCGCCGCCCATGGCAGCGATCGCCTGTTCGCCGAGACAGCCCCCGAGGAGCCGCTCGCCCAGCCGGGTTCGGATACCGTCTACGTGTCTGATTTCCTGGCCAGCTTGATGTCTGACACTCGGGCCGAGGAAGACGCCTGA